From the Desulfuromonas sp. genome, the window AAAATGCTTGCGCGCACGGTCATCAATGCCGGCGTTCCGGGTGAGGTTACAGCCGAAGGGCTGAAACGCCTGCCGGGATTACTCGATAAGCATGATCCGGATATGCTGATCCTCTGTCACGGCGGCAATGATATCCTGCGCCGTCTCGACCGGGAAACGACCATTGCCAACCTCAAGGCGATGATTGGCGAAGCGCAGGCACGTGACATTCCGGTTATCCTGGTTTCGGTACCACAGTTCGGACTGTTCATTGACTCGGCCCCCTTCTACCAGGAGATCGCCGACGAAATGAAGATTTTCTGTCAGAACTCAATTGTCAGCGAAATCCTGACCGATAAATCGCTGAAGAGTGACACCATTCATCCGAACGCTGACGGGTACTTCCAGATGGCGGAGGGGATCGCCGATCTGCTCAAGGAGCACGGGGCAATCTAGCGTCAGGATTCTGTTGACTTTTGAATGGCAGATATGATAACTGATTCGACTTACAGGAGGAGTTCATGACTTTTTCATCGGTAGATACAGCACAAGCGAACAACGCGGCGGCCGCAGCGCAAGCCGCGCGCACCCTGTTGTCTGTTTTTCTGCCGATTGTCTGAACGCTTTTATTCTAACCACACCCAAGGCCATGGCAGAGAAACCATGGCCTTTTTTAATGCATGCAATCGCTTCTGGCGACTGAATTTGATAAGAACAGGAGATTAAAATGCGGAACAATATCGTCCATATCGGTGCCGGAGAACTGACCTACGAAATCCGGGCTATTGTCGAGATCGCCGACACACTGAAATCACTCGGGATCAAGACCAACATGGAAAACATCGGTGATCCGATCGCCAAGGGGGAAAAAATTCCCGACTGGATGAAGAAGATCGTCGCCGACCTGGCGATGAAAGATTGCACCTACGGCTACTGTGCAACCAAGGGCGTGTTAGAAACCCGTGAGTTCCTGGCCGAAATGACCAACAGACGGGGCAAGGCGCAAATCACCGCTGATGATGTTATCTTTTTCAATGGCCTCGGCGATGCGATCCAGAAGGTTTATGGCCTGCTGCGCCGTGAATCACGCGTCATCGGACCGACTCCGACCTATTCGACGCATTCATCCGGCGAAGCGGCTCATGCCGGCCAAAGACCGGTCTGTTATCGGCTCGATCCGAACAACAACTGGTACCCCGACCTTGATGACCTGCGCCTGTCGGTCAAATACAATCCGGCAATCTCCGGCATTCTGATTATCAATCCGGACAACCCGACCGGCGCTGTCTGGCCGGAGCGGATTCTCAAGGAGATTGTGGCGATCGCCCGGGAGTACGATCTCTTTATCATCGCTGACGAGATTTACCAGAACCTGGTCTACAACGGCCAGTCGACCAAGCCGATTTCCGACCTTGTCGGTGATATTCCGGCCATCTCGATGAAAGGGATCAGCAAGGAACTTCCATGGCCCGGATCGCGCTGCGGCTGGATCGAAGTCTATAATGCCGATAAGGATCCGATGTTCAAGCGGTACATTCAGAGTATCCTTGATTCAAAGATGGTCGAGGTCTGCTCAACCACCCTGCCGCAAAAAGCGATCCCGCCGATCCTGAGCCATCCCGAATACCAGGGTTGGCTCGACGAACGGATTGAACGCTACGAAAGATTTTCAAACATCGCCTACGATCTTCTGAAAAAGGTCCCCGGAATACGTTGCAACCGGACCAACGGCGCCTTTTACATGAGTGTCGCTTTCGAACGGGATGTTTTGAACAACAAGCAGACGCTGCCGATCGAGATCCCCGAAGTCAAAACCCTGGTTGAAGGCCTGGTCAACGAACCAGG encodes:
- a CDS encoding arylesterase; amino-acid sequence: MKLFRHLFLTGLLLSLLLAACDNGDRFSFLRPNDVILAFGDSLTHGTGASEDKSYPAQLEKMLARTVINAGVPGEVTAEGLKRLPGLLDKHDPDMLILCHGGNDILRRLDRETTIANLKAMIGEAQARDIPVILVSVPQFGLFIDSAPFYQEIADEMKIFCQNSIVSEILTDKSLKSDTIHPNADGYFQMAEGIADLLKEHGAI
- a CDS encoding aminotransferase, whose protein sequence is MRNNIVHIGAGELTYEIRAIVEIADTLKSLGIKTNMENIGDPIAKGEKIPDWMKKIVADLAMKDCTYGYCATKGVLETREFLAEMTNRRGKAQITADDVIFFNGLGDAIQKVYGLLRRESRVIGPTPTYSTHSSGEAAHAGQRPVCYRLDPNNNWYPDLDDLRLSVKYNPAISGILIINPDNPTGAVWPERILKEIVAIAREYDLFIIADEIYQNLVYNGQSTKPISDLVGDIPAISMKGISKELPWPGSRCGWIEVYNADKDPMFKRYIQSILDSKMVEVCSTTLPQKAIPPILSHPEYQGWLDERIERYERFSNIAYDLLKKVPGIRCNRTNGAFYMSVAFERDVLNNKQTLPIEIPEVKTLVEGLVNEPGISLDKRFVYYLLASTGICVVPLSSFFTPELGFRITLLERNEEEFTKIFESIAFSIAAYLKS